The following is a genomic window from Pan paniscus chromosome 18, NHGRI_mPanPan1-v2.0_pri, whole genome shotgun sequence.
GGCGTCACATCCCTAGATGACTTGGTCACAACACTCTGGATTCCTGGGCAGCAGCTGTCAGCTAAGAGGGCTGGTGGGGGCTGCTTCAGCACAGCATCTTCCTGAGGATTTTCAGGGTCCTCTTGCAcggtttctttttcttcctttttctagagacaagatcttgccatggtacccaggctggtcttgaatccctgggctcagagagatcttcctgccctggcttcccaaagtgctaagattacaggtgtgagccattgtgcctggctttaTGTACTGTGTCTTTAAATGCCTTTCAATTAAAAGCTCCTGCCTTTATACTGGGCTGCTTTTGAGATGTACAAAGGCCAGGCTGATGTTGCTGCACCACCCTTCACAGGCAGAGCTTCTTCGGTGGGGCTGGCTGCTGAGGAGATACAGCTGGGTCCTGGTAGGCCATGCTTCACAACCTGCAGATACTGCTCTGGTCCATGGAGGAGAGAGTTTTGCAAGAGTAGCCTTTAGAACCCCCCATCCAAATTGTCACTGCTGTGGGGCTTTGTGGTTACTCTGTTCTTGTTGGCTATATTGACTCTCAGGGGAACAATGCCTGAAGGGCTGGGCAAGAGCCTCCTTCTTCTGAAGGCAAAATGTCATTACACTTTGCATGATGTGATTTGAGCAGTGCTCCTGCAATCTTTATGCTTGTTGGTTTTTCAATCCATATTCTATGGAGTCAGTCTTTTCAAGGCCACCGTAAACTATATGGTCAGGAGCTCAGGAGCTGTAACACATGTGGACACTGCTTCTGTATGAGAAGGGACCAAGAGCTCATGGAGCCTTCCTGTAGAcagtcttatttttcttcttctttttaatttttcatagacagggtcttactctgtcacccaggctggagtgtagtggaatgatcacggctcactgcagcctccacctctgaggttcaagtgatcctttcacttcagcctctgaagtagctgggaccataggcacaagccactatgcctggctaaatttttttttttttttctgtagagatgggatcttccagtattgccctggctggtctcaaactgctgggctcaagtgatcctcctacctcagcctcctgagtagctgggaccacaggagcacaccatcatgcccagctaatttttttaaaaagtttttttacagagacagggactcaccatgttgcccaggcttttcttgaactcctgggctcaaaaaatgtcacctggcttttttttttttttctctctctttcttttcttaatgtgGAGGCTTCTGGTAAGGGCTCTGCCTTGTGCTACTGTGTGGGTGACTGTGGGCCTGACCTGCGACTGTGTTTCTCTAACACTTAGCACTACTTTGCAGAGCTGCATCCTTGGTTCCCTGCTGCAGACCCTTGTCCACTCCTCAACTTAAAGTTGCTGCATTTGGGTCCTGGGTTGCTCTGAAGCCCTTTCCTGCATATCTTGCCCCAGAGGCAGCAGGGGTGAGTCGGCAGCTATATGGAGAGACATGTGCTGCAGCTGAGAGCACAATGGCTTTCCATTATTCTGAGGCAGTTGACTCTGCAGCTGTGACTGAGCCGAGGACCACTGCTTCCCTAGATCCCAAGGACCCGAGTCCACTGGGAGCTGTTCCTGCAACATCATCCCCTCTAAGTAATTCTGAGGCTGTTGGTGCTGCTGCAGGTGATACTGCCAATCATTCTGCTGCTGTTCTCCCAGCACTGAGAGACAGAATGAGCAAAGACAATGGTCTTTCTTCACCCCATATGCACCTTGAGCGTAATCCAAAAGGAAGGGACTTGCATGCTGGCTTTCCCTGGTTTCAGTCCTTTCTCCATGAAAATATGGCACAGAAGATGGGGGAGGATGAAGGCATTCTGCAGAGGTGTAGCTGAGAAAATGATAGGCAGTAGAATCCCCACTTCCAGAATGCCCACTTCCTGTGTCACCTGCATACCCCATAGCACAGCCTGGATGCTTTTCAGTGCCTGTGACCAGATAGGAGCTCTGGGAGGCCACCTGTTGACTGGGAATCCTTTGTTTCTCCGGATAGGAGCACTGGGAACCCACCTGTTGACTGGGAATCCCTGGTTTCTCCAGATAAGAGCATTGGGGGCCCACCTGTTGACTGGGAGTCTCTTGGTTCTCCAAAGAGAAGCAATTGTAGCCCATCTCTTGACTG
Proteins encoded in this region:
- the CPHXL gene encoding cytoplasmic polyadenylated homeobox-like protein isoform X2; the encoded protein is MNLDGTSGGFPAEEDHHNEERQRKNKRKTKKRHKFSEELLQELKEIFGENCYPDYTTRKTLAIKFDCPVNVIDNWFQNKRARLPPAERRRIFVLQKKHDFPVQAHSFLSCQETQAAAHNYATKQSLSGAQRALMRRAGCSLLEKQWIPSQEMGYNCFSLENQETPSQQVGPQCSYLEKPGIPSQQVGSQCSYPEKQRIPSQQVASQSSYLVTGTEKHPGCAMGYAGDTGSGHSGSGDSTAYHFLSYTSAECLHPPPSSVPYFHGERTETRESQHASPFLLDYAQGAYGVKKDHCLCSFCLSVLGEQQQNDWQYHLQQHQQPQNYLEGMMLQEQLPVDSGPWDLGKQWSSAQSQLQSQLPQNNGKPLCSQLQHMSLHIAADSPLLPLGQDMQERASEQPRTQMQQL
- the CPHXL gene encoding cytoplasmic polyadenylated homeobox-like protein isoform X1, which produces MGTSCSKLQPGFPAEEDHHNEERQRKNKRKTKKRHKFSEELLQELKEIFGENCYPDYTTRKTLAIKFDCPVNVIDNWFQNKRARLPPAERRRIFVLQKKHDFPVQAHSFLSCQETQAAAHNYATKQSLSGAQRALMRRAGCSLLEKQWIPSQEMGYNCFSLENQETPSQQVGPQCSYLEKPGIPSQQVGSQCSYPEKQRIPSQQVASQSSYLVTGTEKHPGCAMGYAGDTGSGHSGSGDSTAYHFLSYTSAECLHPPPSSVPYFHGERTETRESQHASPFLLDYAQGAYGVKKDHCLCSFCLSVLGEQQQNDWQYHLQQHQQPQNYLEGMMLQEQLPVDSGPWDLGKQWSSAQSQLQSQLPQNNGKPLCSQLQHMSLHIAADSPLLPLGQDMQERASEQPRTQMQQL